A DNA window from Chiroxiphia lanceolata isolate bChiLan1 chromosome 6, bChiLan1.pri, whole genome shotgun sequence contains the following coding sequences:
- the SIX6 gene encoding homeobox protein SIX6, which produces MFQLPILNFSPQQVAGVCETLEESGDIERLGRFLWSLPVAPAACEALNKNESVLRARAIVAFHTGNYRELYHILENHKFTKESHAKLQALWLEAHYQEAEKLRGRPLGPVDKYRVRKKFPLPRTIWDGEQKTHCFKERTRHLLREWYLQDPYPNPSKKRELAQATGLTPTQVGNWFKNRRQRDRAAAAKNRLQQQVLTQGSVRSLQAEEESGGEAVGAASSPAASLSSKAATSAISITSSDSECDI; this is translated from the exons ATGTTCCAGCTGCCCATCCTCAATTTCAGCCCGCAGCAGGTGGCCGGGGTATGCGAGACCCTGGAGGAAAGCGGGGACATCGAGCGCCTGGGGCGCTTCCTCTGGTCCCTGCCCGTGGCCCCCGCGGCCTGCGAGGCGCTCAACAAGAACGAGTCGGTGCTGAGAGCCCGGGCCATCGTGGCCTTCCACACGGGGAACTACCGGGAACTCTACCACATCCTGGAGAACCACAAGTTCACCAAGGAGTCCCACGCCAAACTGCAAGCCCTCTGGCTGGAAGCGCACTACCAGGAGGCGGAGAAGCTGCGGGGTCGACCCCTGGGGCCGGTGGACAAGTACCGGGTGAGGAAGAAGTTCCCGCTGCCCCGCACCATCTGGGACGGCGAGCAGAAGACACATTGCTTCAAGGAGCGGACGAGGCATTTGCTGCGGGAGTGGTACCTGCAGGACCCTTACCCCAACCCCAGCAAAAAGCGGGAACTGGCTCAGGCCACGGGACTTACTCCCACGCAAGTGGGCAACTGGTTCAAAAACCGCAGGCAaagggacagggcagcagcCGCTAAGAACAG GCTACAGCAGCAGGTCCTAACGCAGGGCTCGGTGCGCTCGCTGCAAGCGGAGGAGGAGAGCGGCGGGGAGGCGGTGGGGGCCGCCTCCAGCCCCGCAGCCAGCCTCTCCAGCAAAGCGGCCACCTCCGCCATCTCCATCACATCCAGCGACAGTGAATGTGACATCTGA